A part of Paenibacillus sp. sptzw28 genomic DNA contains:
- a CDS encoding ArsB/NhaD family transporter yields MAIYITLGVFSVSLALIVWKPKGIHEAITALAGALLLFAARLLTPEDAAYIWGFVWNATFSLIGIMLFTSLLDRNGFFRWAALHIVNRFHHKQVRLLIGLLLLTACTTIFFNNDGTILIMIPIVLEVTALLQLSRTAKIAFLLGIGLMADTASAPLMMSNLTNIITAEFFHISFGEYARHMLIPGMTAIAATIAVTVMFFGRRIRAEERRDAAPQTFPDGASAIVDRRLFKISWMIIGMMMAGYLFSSKVHIPVSAIALASAAVQWAASAWAGQTDFRKTAARAPWLIIVFALSMKLIVYSMYIHGAVDWFPRVLESVVSHGQLAGILGSGILFSLLAAGVNNLPAVLVSSLAIEQIHGQAYLPFASLLGTSVGAKLSPIGSLATLLWLQLLYRGGITMTWREYMKYGLLFTFPILACALVALWLIGIQE; encoded by the coding sequence ATGGCGATTTATATTACGCTTGGCGTTTTCTCGGTGTCGCTTGCTTTAATAGTATGGAAGCCCAAAGGCATTCACGAAGCGATTACCGCTCTGGCCGGTGCCTTACTGTTATTTGCCGCCCGGCTGCTCACACCTGAAGACGCGGCTTACATATGGGGTTTCGTTTGGAATGCCACCTTCTCGTTGATCGGCATTATGCTGTTTACCTCGCTGCTTGACCGTAACGGTTTTTTTCGCTGGGCGGCGCTGCATATAGTTAACCGGTTCCACCACAAGCAGGTGAGGCTTCTTATAGGACTTTTATTGTTAACGGCCTGTACCACCATTTTCTTTAACAACGATGGTACAATTCTTATTATGATTCCGATCGTGCTGGAAGTGACGGCGCTGCTCCAGCTTTCCCGTACAGCGAAAATCGCTTTTCTTCTGGGTATCGGGCTTATGGCGGACACGGCAAGCGCGCCGCTGATGATGAGCAATTTAACAAACATTATTACGGCGGAATTCTTTCATATTTCATTCGGAGAGTACGCGCGTCACATGCTCATACCCGGCATGACCGCCATTGCGGCGACCATAGCAGTGACGGTCATGTTTTTCGGAAGAAGAATTCGTGCGGAGGAGAGGCGGGATGCAGCGCCACAAACATTTCCGGATGGGGCGTCGGCAATCGTAGACCGCCGTTTGTTCAAGATTTCGTGGATGATTATCGGGATGATGATGGCGGGATATTTATTCTCGAGTAAAGTGCATATTCCGGTTTCCGCTATAGCGCTGGCATCGGCAGCCGTTCAGTGGGCGGCAAGCGCCTGGGCGGGACAGACGGATTTCCGCAAGACCGCTGCCAGGGCTCCTTGGCTGATTATCGTATTCGCGCTTTCGATGAAATTAATTGTTTACAGTATGTACATTCACGGTGCGGTCGACTGGTTTCCGCGCGTTCTGGAATCGGTGGTGTCGCATGGTCAGCTTGCCGGTATTCTCGGTTCAGGAATATTATTCTCGTTATTGGCTGCCGGAGTCAATAATTTACCTGCTGTGCTCGTCTCGTCTCTTGCGATTGAGCAGATTCACGGACAGGCGTATTTACCGTTTGCCAGTCTTCTAGGAACGTCCGTCGGAGCCAAACTGTCGCCGATCGGGTCGCTTGCTACGCTGCTATGGCTACAGCTTCTGTACAGGGGTGGAATAACAATGACATGGCGTGAATATATGAAGTACGGGCTGCTATTTACGTTTCCCATCTTGGCTTGCGCTCTTGTCGCTTTATGGCTGATCGGAATTCAAGAATAA
- a CDS encoding xanthine phosphoribosyltransferase produces the protein MELLKERILREATVINNDVLKLDALLNHQVDPMLTSEMGKEFARRFAEQAITKVITVESSGIPVAFTTALSMGVPLLFARRKKTLIADPDALTERVPSFTKGIVTDIMVSRQFLTPDDTVLFIDDIIANGDAARGLIKIIERSGAKLAGLGIVVEKSFQAGARTIREQGIRVESLVQIASLEGGQIRFL, from the coding sequence ATGGAACTGTTAAAAGAACGCATTTTACGCGAAGCTACCGTTATAAACAACGATGTGCTGAAGCTTGATGCTTTGTTGAATCATCAGGTTGATCCGATGCTGACGTCAGAGATGGGTAAGGAGTTTGCACGCCGGTTCGCCGAGCAGGCCATAACGAAGGTTATAACTGTAGAATCGTCCGGTATTCCGGTAGCATTCACAACCGCCTTGTCCATGGGGGTCCCGCTTCTCTTCGCGCGCCGCAAGAAAACGTTGATCGCCGACCCGGACGCGTTGACCGAGCGTGTACCGTCGTTTACGAAAGGGATTGTAACCGACATTATGGTATCCCGTCAATTCTTGACGCCGGATGATACCGTATTGTTTATTGACGATATCATTGCCAACGGCGACGCCGCCCGGGGTCTTATTAAGATCATTGAACGCTCAGGCGCGAAGCTTGCGGGGCTTGGCATCGTTGTGGAAAAATCGTTTCAAGCCGGTGCCAGGACTATACGCGAACAGGGAATCCGCGTCGAATCACTCGTACAAATCGCATCGCTAGAAGGCGGTCAGATTCGCTTTCTTTAA
- a CDS encoding zf-TFIIB domain-containing protein: protein MKCPVCEDSRMREVEKDGVLIDVCPSCKGVWLDRGELDKLMQGMREMQAQYDRMERHVSSDDTYNRMERHVGSDDRYDRVERHVGSDDRQWEYRAGDYSHGNSGYDKHGRPYKKKKTMFDVLGDLFE from the coding sequence TTGAAATGTCCGGTATGTGAAGACAGCCGTATGCGGGAAGTGGAGAAGGACGGCGTGCTCATTGATGTTTGCCCCTCTTGTAAAGGAGTGTGGTTGGACCGGGGAGAACTCGACAAGTTAATGCAGGGAATGCGCGAAATGCAGGCCCAATATGACCGTATGGAGCGGCATGTCAGCAGCGATGACACGTATAACCGAATGGAGCGGCATGTCGGCAGCGATGACAGATATGACCGTGTGGAGCGGCATGTCGGCAGCGACGACAGACAGTGGGAATATCGCGCCGGCGATTATTCTCACGGAAACAGCGGGTACGACAAACACGGCAGGCCGTATAAGAAGAAGAAAACGATGTTCGACGTGTTGGGCGATCTCTTTGAGTAA
- a CDS encoding GMC oxidoreductase, which yields MRIWIAHEKETLRSIALNLLIPPQNLVRLNPHIEDPDQVIAGSQVILPDSVGSDRIFNPFVQLNNTIPICPTGPSPILTNWIPLTPIEQMARTEYDVLIVGSGAGGGAVLWRLCEQWKRERKRIGIIERGGQVLQMHARNLPTMNQDRLTAYFNYISSPLPGAIPEYPDARQVFALGGRTLFWYAFSPRMHEWDLAKWPIPLQELESYYGVAELVMNVTPSFAEGSSFTEILLERLWMRGYSKASPLPVAADIEPHSFGRIHTDMFTSSISLLARALNERPFDLAVNARAVQILHSQGRVAGVKVMTPDKQAYNLRAKTVVVCASTFETPRLLLSSGIQTGAIGHYLTNQTFIQATGRINTNQFPVPLGPLNIMIPQTPVNRYSVLLTGPEAFYWYPVAMERPPETETDANMYGYGKIQSRYENRIELDYANIDEYGVPQIKVHFSLSPDDWSVVREMADGIRRLAADAGIRLASRDNRPAICLTPFGNLHHDAGTCRIGNDPSVSGADPYGQIHGISGLFVADNSALPDTGAENQTLTTIALAIRTADYIARCNAAIPNIV from the coding sequence TTGAGAATATGGATCGCTCACGAGAAGGAGACACTCCGAAGCATCGCGCTCAATTTACTCATACCCCCTCAGAACCTGGTCAGGCTCAATCCACACATCGAAGACCCCGATCAGGTCATCGCAGGTTCGCAAGTCATTCTGCCGGATTCAGTTGGATCCGACAGGATATTCAATCCATTCGTACAATTGAACAATACGATCCCGATATGCCCGACAGGGCCCAGCCCCATACTAACGAACTGGATCCCGCTTACGCCGATTGAACAAATGGCGAGGACCGAATACGACGTACTCATTGTAGGCTCCGGTGCAGGAGGGGGAGCGGTGCTGTGGAGATTGTGCGAGCAATGGAAGCGTGAGAGAAAACGGATTGGAATCATCGAGCGTGGAGGGCAGGTCCTGCAAATGCATGCACGGAACCTGCCGACCATGAATCAGGATCGTCTTACCGCCTACTTCAATTACATCTCCAGCCCGTTACCCGGAGCAATCCCGGAATATCCCGACGCAAGACAGGTATTTGCGCTCGGCGGGAGAACGCTGTTCTGGTATGCGTTCTCACCACGGATGCATGAATGGGATTTGGCAAAATGGCCTATTCCTCTACAGGAGTTGGAAAGCTATTACGGCGTAGCGGAGCTGGTTATGAACGTCACCCCTTCTTTCGCCGAGGGCTCTTCGTTTACTGAGATTCTGCTGGAGAGACTCTGGATGCGCGGCTACTCCAAAGCCTCGCCGCTTCCGGTCGCTGCCGATATTGAGCCCCACTCGTTCGGGCGGATTCATACCGACATGTTTACCAGTTCCATCTCTTTATTGGCCAGAGCGCTGAATGAGCGGCCGTTCGATTTGGCGGTGAACGCGCGTGCCGTTCAAATTCTGCACAGCCAAGGGAGAGTCGCCGGCGTCAAAGTGATGACTCCGGATAAACAGGCTTACAATTTGCGGGCAAAAACTGTTGTTGTATGTGCGAGTACTTTTGAAACACCCCGCCTTCTGCTCTCTTCCGGAATTCAAACCGGGGCTATCGGGCACTATCTGACGAATCAGACGTTTATTCAGGCGACGGGACGAATAAACACGAATCAGTTCCCTGTCCCGCTCGGGCCATTGAACATTATGATCCCGCAAACGCCAGTCAATCGCTACTCCGTCCTGCTTACGGGACCGGAAGCGTTTTATTGGTACCCGGTAGCCATGGAAAGGCCACCCGAGACGGAAACGGACGCCAACATGTATGGATACGGTAAAATTCAATCCCGTTATGAGAACCGGATCGAGCTTGATTATGCTAATATCGACGAATATGGCGTGCCCCAGATAAAGGTGCATTTCTCATTAAGCCCGGACGACTGGAGTGTGGTTCGGGAAATGGCGGACGGGATCCGTCGCTTAGCCGCGGACGCAGGTATTCGTTTGGCTTCACGGGACAATAGGCCGGCAATATGCCTTACTCCATTCGGCAATTTGCATCATGACGCAGGCACGTGCAGAATCGGGAACGACCCTTCCGTATCAGGCGCGGATCCTTATGGGCAAATCCATGGAATTTCCGGGTTGTTTGTGGCCGATAACAGCGCCCTGCCCGACACCGGCGCCGAAAATCAGACATTAACGACGATTGCCCTTGCCATAAGAACGGCGGACTACATTGCCCGTTGTAATGCGGCCATTCCCAATATAGTTTGA
- a CDS encoding endospore germination permease translates to MKDQETVSITQMGTLYFAYVTGSALIIIPGPLVTMALNAAWVSILISLSVGLLLLNIMFYLHRLHPGLTFIGYSNKTIGRWPTVILACLILTMAFHMASGIIIDVSAFMTSMMLPETPDYVFMGLLYLLVAFLIRGGIESMARMFSMLVIVVMIFWALVLLLLLPQYHPEFLRPVFPEGLKPALLGSYLTFGFPYGEVVLFTMLLPFARAKQSKPLKKALIWAMLANGAVLIISTLCTIMELGPMASEKKYSIFVTAQMVEVGDIIERIEAVVGMAMIAGSLMKATITVYIIQLIITEVFKLRNDRLLTNPLCVTTFLLALTLPDSLQEWEEMVLVVHPLWVAGVYVLPLLIVAAAAFYKDMFTDPDKEAVASKNIPEGGGA, encoded by the coding sequence ATGAAGGATCAGGAAACGGTCAGCATCACCCAAATGGGCACACTGTATTTTGCTTATGTAACCGGTTCAGCCTTGATTATCATACCCGGACCGCTTGTCACCATGGCATTGAACGCCGCATGGGTGTCGATTCTGATTTCGCTCTCCGTCGGCCTTCTACTGCTAAATATCATGTTTTACCTGCATCGTCTCCATCCAGGATTAACCTTTATCGGATACAGCAACAAGACGATCGGGCGATGGCCTACCGTTATTCTTGCCTGCTTGATTTTAACTATGGCGTTTCATATGGCTTCGGGCATTATTATCGACGTTTCCGCTTTTATGACCAGCATGATGCTGCCGGAAACGCCCGACTACGTGTTCATGGGGCTGCTTTACCTGCTTGTCGCATTTCTGATTCGCGGTGGTATCGAGTCCATGGCTCGCATGTTCAGCATGTTAGTTATAGTCGTAATGATCTTTTGGGCGTTGGTATTGCTTCTATTGCTTCCTCAGTACCATCCTGAATTTCTGCGTCCTGTGTTTCCAGAAGGCTTAAAGCCGGCTCTATTGGGAAGTTATCTGACGTTCGGCTTTCCATACGGAGAAGTGGTATTGTTCACGATGCTGCTGCCATTCGCCCGGGCCAAGCAGTCAAAGCCGCTCAAAAAGGCTCTCATCTGGGCGATGCTGGCAAACGGCGCCGTTCTGATCATTTCGACTCTGTGTACGATTATGGAGCTGGGTCCGATGGCCTCGGAAAAGAAGTACTCCATATTCGTGACCGCGCAAATGGTCGAGGTCGGCGATATTATTGAAAGGATCGAAGCCGTTGTCGGGATGGCCATGATTGCGGGTTCTCTTATGAAAGCAACGATTACGGTTTACATTATTCAACTGATCATTACGGAAGTGTTCAAGCTTCGCAACGATCGTTTACTTACAAATCCGCTTTGTGTAACTACCTTTTTACTGGCGCTAACCTTACCTGATTCGCTGCAGGAATGGGAGGAGATGGTTCTCGTCGTCCATCCGCTCTGGGTGGCCGGGGTTTATGTTCTCCCGCTTCTTATCGTGGCAGCAGCCGCGTTCTACAAAGATATGTTCACCGACCCCGATAAGGAAGCGGTTGCTTCCAAGAACATACCTGAAGGAGGCGGCGCATAA
- a CDS encoding Ger(x)C family spore germination protein, with the protein MKRLQLSLILLILSITQTGCWNRVELPDKGFIMGVAIDQQSPGTLKLSVQLYRPGQKAGGQGGKQGTSFVNINTRSQSVFDAVRDITLHLGRKAQWSHMRVIIIDDKTAKRENLISLLEFFYRDHEPRLNTKILISEGAASKFLNIKPLIEQTVTHQLNRMQESGEYVTGKVPSINLLQLAHALKSQVPNIGLPLASIKKDIVILPGMAMIKKGKMIGTLSGKQTENVLMLSGVYKSGILQVPCAKRAKDAENYESIEIQSVSTKLKPELKSAPLTVKAFVRIRGNIGELKCTKLEKREDLAKFDKKVRKLVEKQLQETIKLTQKEKIDLIGLGNQIYRNDPKLWKVWKKDWDKRYSEAKFEIKVDIIIGNTLTVVGKPVSAK; encoded by the coding sequence ATGAAACGGCTTCAGCTGTCTCTCATTCTTCTGATTCTCTCGATAACGCAAACCGGCTGCTGGAACAGAGTGGAATTACCTGACAAAGGGTTCATTATGGGGGTCGCGATTGACCAACAGAGTCCCGGAACACTGAAGCTTAGTGTCCAATTGTATAGGCCTGGACAAAAGGCCGGCGGTCAGGGCGGTAAACAAGGGACATCCTTTGTCAACATAAATACCAGAAGCCAATCGGTATTTGATGCCGTCCGCGATATAACGCTGCATCTCGGACGAAAGGCGCAATGGAGTCATATGCGCGTCATCATTATCGATGATAAAACAGCAAAGAGGGAAAACCTGATTTCCCTGCTCGAATTTTTTTACCGTGATCATGAACCGCGCTTGAATACAAAGATACTGATCTCGGAAGGTGCTGCAAGCAAATTCCTGAACATTAAGCCTTTAATCGAACAAACGGTCACTCACCAGCTAAACAGAATGCAGGAAAGCGGAGAATATGTAACGGGAAAAGTCCCCAGCATTAACCTGCTTCAATTAGCTCACGCCCTCAAAAGCCAGGTTCCCAATATCGGCCTTCCTTTAGCATCCATAAAGAAGGACATCGTGATATTACCCGGCATGGCGATGATCAAAAAAGGCAAAATGATTGGAACGTTATCGGGTAAACAAACAGAAAATGTGCTTATGCTCTCGGGCGTGTACAAATCAGGGATCCTTCAAGTCCCCTGCGCGAAACGAGCCAAGGATGCCGAAAACTACGAATCCATCGAAATCCAATCGGTCTCGACCAAATTAAAACCGGAGCTGAAATCAGCGCCTCTTACAGTGAAAGCTTTCGTGAGGATTAGAGGTAATATTGGGGAATTAAAATGCACGAAGCTTGAGAAACGTGAGGATCTGGCGAAATTCGATAAGAAAGTCAGAAAACTGGTGGAAAAACAGCTTCAGGAGACGATTAAACTTACCCAGAAAGAAAAAATTGATTTGATCGGACTTGGAAATCAAATATACCGAAATGATCCAAAGTTATGGAAGGTCTGGAAGAAAGATTGGGACAAACGCTACTCGGAAGCCAAGTTTGAGATCAAGGTCGATATTATTATCGGCAATACATTGACCGTTGTTGGAAAACCGGTATCCGCCAAGTAG
- a CDS encoding spore germination protein encodes MPNNTTSSNDSGSMGAAPNNTAQSTEGTDQNSGEDSPPKTPISTKLEDNKQRLEEIFRNCTDMTFLPWKFGPDMSRQAMSIYFDTIIQRKKVNYMKSVLQDLVTHEVGPGTEVTTESLIQYFEESGVSEESAIMVYDFESVVDKVLSGYLAIFYDGWDKALVFEASGVETRQISEPTNEVVVQGPRESTVENLKKNIGLLRNRLKSTKFKLEKTNGGGETKTTVVYGYLEGIVDDELLAEFKRRITNVKEIEVLETSYVEEILQDSIYSPFPQFRVTERPDVAVAALLDGKIVVLVQGTGTMLICPGLFVELLQSSEDYYQRTVYSTMIRWLRIVAFFLALTLPSIYIALTTFHSEMIPTVLLLTILDTREGIPFPAFVEALVMDFFFELLREAGIRLPRPIGSAVSIVGALVIGEAAINAGLTSPIMVIIVSLTGIASFAIPQYNMAIALRILRFPLMALSAALGGFGLMFGLLAILWHMSNMRSLGQPYLAPLQPLRPLQILDVFVRIPLKYTNRTLRREHKSKTTPQHSE; translated from the coding sequence TTGCCTAATAATACCACATCCTCAAATGACAGCGGCAGCATGGGAGCGGCACCTAATAATACCGCACAAAGTACAGAAGGAACTGACCAGAATTCCGGTGAGGATTCGCCTCCTAAAACGCCCATATCGACGAAGCTCGAAGATAATAAACAGCGTCTTGAAGAGATTTTCCGCAACTGTACCGACATGACTTTTTTACCCTGGAAATTTGGTCCCGACATGTCGAGGCAGGCTATGTCTATTTATTTCGACACGATCATTCAGAGAAAGAAAGTCAATTATATGAAGTCCGTGCTCCAGGACCTTGTCACGCATGAGGTGGGACCGGGGACGGAAGTAACGACGGAGAGCCTCATCCAGTATTTCGAAGAGAGCGGGGTTTCGGAAGAGTCGGCAATAATGGTCTACGATTTCGAATCGGTCGTGGATAAGGTACTGAGTGGATATTTGGCTATATTCTACGACGGTTGGGACAAAGCGCTTGTTTTCGAAGCATCCGGAGTGGAAACGAGACAGATTAGTGAACCGACCAATGAAGTAGTGGTGCAAGGTCCAAGAGAGAGCACAGTAGAGAATTTAAAGAAAAACATTGGTCTTCTGCGCAATCGGCTGAAAAGCACGAAGTTTAAATTGGAAAAGACAAACGGCGGCGGCGAAACCAAAACGACTGTTGTTTACGGTTATCTGGAAGGCATCGTCGATGATGAGCTGTTGGCGGAGTTCAAACGCCGCATTACGAATGTGAAAGAAATAGAAGTGCTGGAGACATCTTATGTAGAAGAGATACTTCAGGATTCGATATACTCACCGTTTCCCCAGTTTCGTGTTACAGAGCGTCCGGATGTAGCGGTCGCCGCGCTGCTGGATGGAAAAATCGTTGTATTGGTGCAGGGAACCGGAACTATGCTCATTTGTCCGGGTTTGTTCGTAGAGCTTCTCCAGTCGAGCGAAGATTATTATCAGCGCACGGTATACTCCACGATGATACGTTGGCTTCGAATCGTAGCCTTTTTCCTTGCCTTGACGCTCCCCAGTATTTACATAGCGCTGACAACGTTTCATTCTGAAATGATCCCTACGGTATTACTTCTCACCATCCTGGATACTCGTGAAGGTATACCGTTTCCGGCATTTGTCGAAGCGCTGGTTATGGATTTCTTCTTCGAGCTGCTTCGGGAAGCCGGGATCAGGCTCCCGCGCCCCATCGGTTCAGCCGTGAGCATCGTAGGTGCTCTCGTTATAGGGGAAGCGGCGATCAATGCGGGACTCACTTCGCCGATTATGGTTATTATCGTGTCATTGACGGGAATTGCATCATTCGCAATCCCTCAATATAACATGGCGATCGCCCTGCGTATTCTGCGGTTTCCGCTGATGGCGTTATCGGCCGCACTGGGAGGTTTCGGACTTATGTTCGGACTATTGGCGATATTATGGCATATGTCGAACATGCGCTCGCTTGGCCAGCCATATCTGGCTCCGCTCCAGCCGCTGCGTCCTCTCCAGATTCTTGATGTTTTCGTTCGCATACCGCTGAAATATACAAATCGAACACTTCGCCGAGAACATAAATCCAAAACGACGCCACAACATTCCGAATGA
- a CDS encoding sugar ABC transporter permease produces the protein MRYLTTGSKTRIPNEQRQVFRTSAFGRLKRDKWMYLLLMPGILYFIIFKYVPMWGILLAFKNYQPFTGFWKSEWVGLEHFQVFFQNPDFYNLLRNTLVLSFYNLVFFFPTPIILALLLNEIRLALFKRTVQTLIYVPHFISMVIVASISYVFLTTEGGVINELLFQYTGQKINFLGSPEWFRPMIILQTIWKESGWGTIIFLAALSGVDVEQYEAATVDGARRWRQLWHITLPAVRSTIVILLILRMGDILENGFEQIYLMQNALNREVSEVFDTYVYIMGITQGAFSYSTAVGLFKAIVGVILVLSANYLAKRFGQSGIY, from the coding sequence ATGAGGTACCTGACAACGGGAAGTAAAACGCGGATTCCGAATGAGCAGCGGCAGGTGTTTCGGACGAGCGCGTTCGGGAGGCTGAAGCGGGATAAATGGATGTATCTGCTGCTCATGCCGGGGATTTTGTATTTTATCATATTCAAATATGTCCCGATGTGGGGCATTCTGCTTGCCTTCAAAAATTACCAGCCGTTTACTGGCTTCTGGAAGAGTGAATGGGTCGGATTGGAACACTTTCAGGTGTTCTTCCAGAATCCCGATTTCTACAATTTGCTCAGAAACACACTGGTGCTGTCCTTTTACAATCTGGTCTTTTTCTTTCCCACTCCGATCATACTGGCTCTGCTTTTGAATGAAATCCGGTTGGCTCTGTTTAAACGAACCGTCCAAACGCTAATTTATGTGCCGCATTTTATTTCGATGGTTATTGTGGCCAGTATCAGCTATGTGTTTCTGACAACGGAGGGCGGAGTGATTAACGAGCTGCTCTTCCAATATACCGGGCAGAAAATCAATTTCCTCGGCAGTCCGGAATGGTTCAGGCCGATGATTATTCTGCAGACTATATGGAAGGAGTCCGGCTGGGGCACGATCATTTTCCTGGCCGCATTGTCGGGTGTCGATGTTGAGCAGTATGAAGCGGCAACCGTCGACGGCGCCAGGCGGTGGAGGCAGTTATGGCATATCACGCTTCCGGCGGTTCGAAGCACGATCGTCATTCTGCTCATCCTGCGGATGGGGGATATTCTGGAGAACGGCTTTGAGCAAATTTATTTGATGCAAAACGCGCTGAACCGGGAAGTCTCCGAGGTCTTTGATACTTATGTCTATATAATGGGGATTACGCAGGGAGCGTTCAGCTACAGCACCGCCGTAGGACTGTTCAAAGCTATAGTGGGCGTCATTCTCGTACTCTCGGCAAACTATTTGGCCAAAAGGTTTGGTCAATCCGGCATTTATTGA
- a CDS encoding carbohydrate ABC transporter permease gives MGKRYRSVSGTVFDMFNYVFLAGFAVCAIIPFVYVISGSFATDVELTQRSFFLIPKTFSINAYTFIFSTDTIIRSIGVSMYVTTVGTIVNLFFTVTMAYPLARRSLMGRNTILNLVVFSMLFGGGMIPTYLVVRELGLLDSYWALILPGAISAFNLIIVKNFFQELPPGLEEAARIDGCTELGLLWRIVLPLSKPVLATFALFYAVGHWNNFFSALLYINDPAKWPLQVMLRQIVLLSQAAAGNMNEMDPNFVQPPEQSIKMAVIVVGTVPILLVYPFLQKHFAKGVMIGSIKG, from the coding sequence ATGGGCAAACGATACCGAAGCGTCTCGGGAACGGTGTTCGACATGTTCAATTACGTCTTTCTTGCGGGGTTTGCCGTTTGCGCGATTATCCCGTTCGTGTACGTCATTTCCGGATCCTTCGCGACCGATGTGGAACTGACACAGCGCTCGTTCTTCCTCATTCCGAAGACATTCTCGATCAATGCGTACACATTCATATTCTCGACCGATACGATTATACGCAGCATTGGTGTCTCAATGTATGTAACGACCGTCGGTACGATCGTCAACCTGTTCTTCACAGTGACAATGGCTTACCCGCTTGCAAGGCGCAGCCTGATGGGCCGCAATACGATCCTCAATCTGGTCGTATTCTCGATGCTGTTCGGCGGGGGAATGATCCCAACCTATCTGGTGGTGAGGGAGCTCGGACTGCTCGATTCCTATTGGGCGCTCATCCTTCCCGGAGCGATCAGCGCCTTCAACTTGATCATCGTCAAAAATTTTTTCCAGGAACTGCCTCCGGGTCTGGAGGAAGCGGCCCGGATTGACGGCTGTACGGAGCTCGGGCTGCTCTGGCGAATCGTTCTGCCGCTGTCGAAGCCGGTGCTTGCGACATTCGCTTTATTCTATGCGGTAGGGCATTGGAACAATTTCTTCTCGGCTCTGCTATATATTAACGATCCGGCCAAATGGCCTTTGCAGGTGATGCTTCGGCAGATCGTCTTGCTCTCTCAAGCTGCGGCAGGTAACATGAACGAGATGGATCCGAACTTTGTGCAGCCGCCGGAGCAATCGATCAAGATGGCTGTTATCGTTGTGGGAACCGTGCCCATTCTGCTTGTCTACCCTTTCTTGCAGAAGCATTTTGCCAAGGGGGTCATGATCGGTTCGATCAAAGGGTAG